The following coding sequences are from one Microcoleus sp. FACHB-831 window:
- the psb32 gene encoding photosystem II repair protein Psb32 — MTTSVNKLSSWKKHIQRLIISVALMFLASTVVASPANATGVYEIPKLALGDRTWVFDKGEVLSRLNEGTISNALDNLAKKTGNEVRMVTLRRLDYGETVESFAKQLFQKWFPTEEAAANETLLVIDTVTNNTAIFTGDKVKSILPDEIASSIANETVQVPLRDGNKYNQAFSDASDRLIAVLSGQPDPGAPKVVDKVNVASTYKSAEETDTGNATIWVIVLLIAATVIPMATYFWYVK, encoded by the coding sequence ATGACTACATCTGTCAACAAACTTTCTAGCTGGAAAAAGCACATCCAGCGCTTAATTATCTCCGTCGCCTTAATGTTTCTAGCAAGCACGGTAGTTGCTTCCCCCGCTAACGCCACTGGTGTTTATGAAATCCCAAAATTAGCCTTGGGCGATCGCACTTGGGTTTTCGATAAAGGCGAAGTCCTCAGCCGCCTCAATGAAGGCACTATTAGCAACGCTTTAGACAATTTAGCCAAAAAAACTGGCAACGAGGTGAGGATGGTCACGCTGCGCCGACTAGACTACGGTGAAACAGTGGAAAGCTTCGCCAAGCAGTTGTTTCAAAAATGGTTCCCCACAGAAGAAGCCGCCGCTAATGAAACCTTGCTGGTAATCGATACCGTCACCAACAACACCGCCATCTTTACTGGCGACAAAGTGAAATCTATCCTACCTGATGAAATTGCCTCAAGCATTGCTAACGAAACCGTACAAGTACCGTTGCGCGACGGTAACAAATACAATCAAGCCTTCTCGGATGCTAGCGATCGCCTGATCGCTGTATTATCCGGTCAACCCGATCCAGGCGCACCTAAAGTCGTTGACAAAGTTAATGTCGCCAGCACCTATAAATCCGCAGAAGAAACCGATACAGGAAACGCCACTATCTGGGTGATTGTCTTGTTAATTGCCGCAACGGTCATTCCAATGGCTACCTATTTCTGGTATGTGAAGTAA